ATGAAAGGCGCGATAGAGGTAGCTAGAGCCATCTACCAACAAGAGTCTATGTTTAGTCATACCGCAATCGTACAATCTAGTTGATAACTGCCTACAGATCAGGCTCAAAAAGGTGAAAAATGATGCACGCTCTAACTAACTTACTCCACTCTTCTGTTAGCCAAACCCTTGTTCTAACAAGCTTTTTAGTGGCTTTTGCCTCTTTTGGTCTGCATTCAGCGCATGCCCAGAGCAATTCTCAAGCGCTGAGCCCATCCGAGCTACAGCGCATTAATAACCAGCCATTAGCCCCAGCCGTTAGCGCATCTCAAGTCACCAATGCTCCTGAAGGTCGTAAACCGAGCTTTCAGCATAAAGAGGCAACCGGCACTGAAATTACTGAATATAAAGATACAAATGCGCCCACCCAGGTGGATGTCAAGACACGCTACACCAGCTATGAAATGGCACCTCCAGCAACAGTAATGCCTGGTGTGCCAAAAGAAACTGATCTCATTAGCGTTCCCAGCGTCAGCATTCCTTTTTAATCGCTGATTACGCTTAATTATGGCCGTCTTCACACCTGTTGAACTGAGTGATATCTCAGATTGGATCGCAAAAGATTTTGATATTGGGCGAGCAATCGATATTCGCGGCATTCATGGTGGCATCGAGAACTCGAATTTCTTTCTCGACACCGAAAAAGATGGCAAAAAACAAGAATACGTTCTCACTATTTTTGAGAGGCTTTCAGCCGCACAGCTTCCTTACTATCTGGAGTTGATGCGTCACCTGGCCGATAGAGGCATTGCAGTGCCTAAACCTCTTGAAAATAAACAGGGGAAAATTCTACTTACTCTCAAAGGCAAGCCTGCAGCTATTGTGAGTAAGCTCCCAGGTCTTTCAAGACTTACTCCTGAAGCAAAGCATTGCGCCTTAGTTGGTGAAAATCTAGCGAAGATGCATTTGGCTGGTAGCGACTTCAAGCACACTCAAGAAAATCTAAGAAGCTTGTCTTGGTGGCAAAAAACAGTTCCACAAGTTTTGTCACACCTGAGCGATTCTCAGAAAGAATTACTCACAACTGAGCTGGCTACTCAAGAACAGTTTTTTGCCTCCGCTGTTTTTGCGTCGCTGCCTGAAGGGGCAAGCCATTGTGACCTGTTTAGAGATAACGTACTGTTTGACCCTCAGGGTGCAAGCGATAGCTCTCAAGACCAGCTTGGCGGCTTCTTTGACTTTTATTTCGCCGGAACAGATAAGTGGTTGTTTGATTTGGCGGTGACGGCGAATGATTGGTGTCTTGCTGAAAACAAACAAGATTTAGATCCCACCCTCTTCAAAGCGCTGATGGATGCATATCAGTCTGTTCGACCACTTACTGACGAAGAGCAAGCAAGTTGGCCGCTAATGGTACGCGCTGCGGCTCTACGTTTCTGGATTTCTCGCTTGTGGGATTTTTACTTGCCACGTGATGCGCAAATGCTGACCCCACATGACCCCCGTCATTTTGAAAATATTCTCTTAAGCCGCAAAGCAATATGAAACTTAACTCCGTTGCCCCAAAAGAGGGCTACACCTGGATTCGTCAAGGCATTTGGCTGTTTAAACAAAATCCCTTAGGGTTTTTGATGCTAGTGTTCATGTATGTGTTTGTGGCGCAGCTAGCAGTGCTCGTACCCGTGATTGGTATTTTTGCTGTTTTATTACTTACGCCCACTTTGTCGGTTGGCTTCATGACTGCCTGTCGCCAAGCAATTCAGAAAGAGCGCATTCGCCCATCAGTCTATTTGGCCGCACTTCAGTCAACGCCTGTCGTCCGTAAACGTATTCTGCAACTAGGCTTAGTCTATGCAGCACTCATTCTGGCCCTGAGTTTTATCTTAAGCTTACTAGTGGATTTTGAATTACTCATCCCACTCATGACGAACGATAAACCCATCACTGCTGAAGCTATTCGCCAGATCTATCTCATTCTCTTTTTTGGTGGCTTGCTGTATGTCCCAGTTGCGATGTTGATGTGGTTCTCACCAGTACTCGTTGCTTGGGCGGATATGCCAGTTCCTCAGGCGCTCTTTTCTAGCGCTATTGCCTGCTGGGCAAATCGTGGGGCGTTCTTTTTATATATCGCTATTTGGGGTGCGATATTAATCGCCATTCCCTTAACGATTGGCTCCATCTTTGATGCGCTAGATTTAGGTCAAGCTGCATCATTCATCATTGCCCCTATCTCCATGGCGGGACTCACTGTGATGCATTGCTCTTTCTTTGCAACTTGGAAGGCATGCTTTGCTGAAAAAGAATCGGCAAGCTTGATTGCTTAGTCTATCGCAGCAAGCTTGGCAATACTGAGCTGTAACCATTTCACGCCATGGCGCTTGAAGTTCACCTGAGCCCGCGCATCAGCATCATTACCCTCTAAGCCTGTAACTCTTCCTTCACCAAACTTGGTGTGGAAAACATTTTGTCCAATCGTAAATGGGTAGTTGCCGCGTGGTGGGGAAGCCATTCTAGTAATAGAGGTAGAGGCAGAGCCTACGCGCCCAATTTGTCTAGCAGGTCGCTCACGCTCATTTCCGCTATCAAAGAAATCATTTGATCCAAACTCCCGCTGACGCGTGTAGCCATCTTGCCAAGTTGATCCTGCACGACCGCCATTTCCACCAGTAGTACCACCCCAGCGGGCATCCTTCACTTTTGGGGTGAGCCACTTTAGTGAATCTGATGGCAACTCTTCCAAGAAACGGGAGGGCATGTTATAGCGTACTTGGCCATGCAACATTCTTGACTGCGTATGAGAAAGGTAGAGGCGCTCTTTTGCACGAGTAATCGCAACATACATTAAGCGACGCTCTTCTTCTAAACCATTCTGCTCATTGATGCTGTTCTCATGTGGAAAGAGGCCTTCCTCTAAGCCCGTAATAAATACGGAGGTGAACTCCAAACCTTTGGCAGAGTGCACTGTCATCAATTGAACAGCATCTTGTCCCGCCTGAGCTTGGTTATCACCAGCCTCAAGAGAGGCGTGCGAGAGGAATGCTGCCAGTGGGGAAATCTCTACTGCGCCAGGCGCATTTTCACCTGGTAGCGTGGCGGCAGTGGCATCTTGGCCATAACCCTCTTCCGCAATAAATGCAGTTGCGGCGTTAATTAATTCTTGTAAGTTTTCTACGCGGTCTTGGCCTTCGCGCTCCGAGAGGTAATGTTGAATCAAACCGCTATGCTGAATCACAAACTCCACCGTTTCGGGCAAGGTGTTGTGACGAGTGGCCTCACGCATGTGATCCACTAGACGCACAAAGCCGCCTAAAGCTGCGCCTGCTTTACCATCTAATGTCGATGCCGCTAGGTACAAAGAGCTGTTTTGTGCACGAGCTGCATCTTGCACCGCTTCAATCGATCTCGCCCCGATACCGCGTGTTGGGAAATTCACTACACGGGAGAAAGAGGTATCGTCATTTGGATTTTCTAGAAGGCGTAAATACGCTAAGGCATGTTTAATCTCAGCGCGCTCGAAGAAGCGCAGTCCACCGTACACGCGATACGGGATCGCTGCAGAGAACAAGGCATGCTCGATGATGCGTGACTGAGCATTGCTTCTATAGAGCAAGGCAATTTCAGTACGCTTGATACCGCTGTTCACCAGTGCTTTGATTTCATCTACGAGCCAAGCTGCTTCAGCGTGATCGCTCGGTGCATCATAGATGCGGACTGGTTCACCATGGCCTGCATCGGTACGGAGGTTTTTGCCCAGACGATCCGTATTATTGGAAATAAGATAGTTCGCGGTATCTAAGATGTGGCCATGTGAGCGATAGTTCTGCTCCAACTTCACCATCATAGGATGGTATTGCTTTTCATAAAGACGCATGTTCTCTACATCGGCGCCACGGAAAGCGTAAATACTTTGATCATCATCGCCCACTGCGAAGACTGCGCTACTTCCCATACCGCTGACATTGACACGACTAGCATCATGGCCTGAGAGTAATTTGAGCCAAGCGTATTGCAAGGCATTGGTATCCTGAAACTCATCAATCAAGATATGGCGGAAGCGCTCTTGGTAGTGTGTCCGAATCGCCTCGTTATGTTTGAGCAATTCATAGCTACGTAATAAGAGCTCGGCAAAGTCGACCACACCTTCACGCTGACACTGCTCGTCATAAGCCTCGTATAACTGGGCCATCTTGGCCTGGAAATCATCCCCTACGGATAATTCTTTGGCGCGCTGACCACGCTCTTTGGCATGTGCAATGAAGTATTGCAACTGCTTAGGGGGATATTTCTCATCGTCAACCTTTAAACCCTTCAAAAGGCGCTTAATGGCAGAAAGCTGATCTTGGGTGTCCAAAATCTGGAAAGTGGACGGCAAACCCGCTTCTTTGTGGTGCGCACGGAGCAAACGGTTACAAAGACCATGGAACGTGCCAATCCACATGCCGCGGGTATTGATAGGCAACATGGCGCTTAGGCGCAACATCATCTCTTTGGCAGCCTTATTCGTGAAGGTCACCGCAAGGACACCAATGGGCGAAACCTGCCCTGTTTGGATCAACCAAGCTATGCGGGTCGTGAGGACGCGGGTCTTTCCGCTACCTGCACCAGCCAAAATCAGTGCTGACTGGGCTTGGCCATTTGAATTGACAGGCGGGAGGGTCACTGCCTCGCGTTGTTCTGGATTAAGGTTTGCGAGCAAGTCTGAGTACATCGCCCCAATTATAATTTGCCTCTTATGCCAAATGCTTCGAATACCCCTAATTCACCAGCGGCCAGTTCCTTAGACGAACTAGCCAAATCCTACGAACCCGCCCCAATTGAAGCTTATTGGGGTCCGGAATGGGAACGCCGAGGCATTGCCGACGCCACCCTAGATGAGGGCAAGGGAGATTTCTCGATCCAACTGCCTCCACCAAATGTGACAGGCACCCTTCACATGGGCCATGCCTTTAATCAAACCATCATGGATGGTTTAGTGCGCCATGCTCGTATGTCTGGAAAAAATACCTTATGGGTTCCAGGCACTGATCACGCTGGCATTGCAACGCAAATTGTTGTTGAACGTCAGCTTGATGCACAGAAAGTTTCTCGTCACGATTTAGGTCGTGAGAAATTTTTAGAAAAAGTGTGGGAGTGGAAAGAAACTTCCGGCAATACCATCACCCGTCAGATTCGTCGCTTAGGCGCTTCAATTGATTGGGGTAAAGAATATTTCACGATGGACAGCAAGATGTCCAAGGCGGTTGTTGAAGTATTTGTGCGCTTACATGAGCAGGGCTTAATTTACCGCGGTAAACGTTTGGTGAACTGGGATCCCGTTTTAGGAACTGCGGTCTCTGATTTAGAAGTAGTGAGCGAAGAAGAAGATGGTTCCATGTGGCACATCCACTATCCATTAGCAGATGGCTCTGGACACCTGACTGTTGCCACCACCCGTCCAGAAACCCTATTGGGCGACGTCGCCGTCATGGTCAATCCAGAAGATGAGCGCTACAAACACCTCATTGGTAAGTCAGTGCAACTGCCGCTGTGCAATCGTGAAATTCCGATTATCGCGGACGACTACGTGGATTTAGCTTTTGGTACTGGCGTAGTTAAAGTGACGCCTGCCCATGACTTCAACGACTATGCCGTCGGACAACGCCACCAATTGCCGCTCATTAATATTTTGACGCTCGATGCCAAGATTAATGAGAACGCGCCCGTCGCTTATCAGGGTCTTGAGCGCTTTGCTGCACGCAAACAAATCGTGGCTGATTTAGATGCTGCTGGTTTATTAGAGAAAGTACAACCCCATAAGTTAATGGTGCCCCGTGGCGATCGTACTCAAACCATTATTGAGCCAATGCTCACTGATCAATGGTTTGTTGCAGTATCTAAGCCGAGCCCCGATAACAAATATCAACCGGGTTCATCTATCGCTGGTGCAGCATTAGACGCAGTCACTAAAGGTGATATCAAGCTCGTTCCAGAAAACTGGATTAGCACTTACACCCAGTGGCTAGAAAACATTCAAGACTGGTGTATCTCGCGCCAACTCTGGTGGGGCCATCAAATCCCCGCTTGGTATGGCGATGACGGACAGATCTTTGTAGCCCGCTCTGAAGAGGAGGCCAAATCTAAAGCTGCTGCAGCGGGCTATACCGGTCAACTCCATCGTGACCCTGATGTCCTGGATACCTGGTTTAGCTCCGCCTTAGTGCCTTTTAGCTCCTTAGGTTGGCCTGAAGAGACCCCGGCCCTCAAGCACTTCCTGCCTTCATCAGTATTGGTCACTGGCTTTGACATCATCTTCTTCTGGGTAGCCAGAATGGTCATGATGACTTGCCACTTCACCGGCAAGGTGCCGTTCAATACGGTGTATGTGCATGGCTTAGTTCGCGATGCGGAAGGTCAAAAGATGAGTAAGTCCAAAGGCAATACTTTGGATCCAATCGACCTCATTGACGGCATCAAGATTGAAGACTTAGTTGCTAAGCGCACTACTGGCTTGATGAATCCAAAGCAAGCTGAAAGCATTGGCAAGAAAACCAAGAAAGAGTTTCCAGAAGGTATTCCTGCATTTGGTACAGATGCACTACGCTTTACCTTCGCCTCACTCGCATCACTTGGTCGCAACATTAACTTTGATCAGAAGCGCTGTGAAGGCTACCGCAACTTCTGCAACAAACTCTGGAATGCCACTCGCTTTGTGCTCATGAATTGCCCTGGCAATGATGAAGAGAATGGTTTTGCACCGTGTGACAACCAATGCGGGCCCGAAGGTTATCTCGATTTTTCTGCAGCAGATCGCTGGATTGTTTCTTTATTACAAAGAACCGAAGCTGATGTTGCCAAGGGTTTCCAAAACTATCGCTTTGACAATATTGCTACCAGCATCTATCAGTTTGTTTGGGATGAGTATTGCGATTGGTACTTAGAATTAGCCAAGGTTCAACTGCAAACCGGTACACCTGCACAGCAACGCGCTACTCGCCGCACTCTACTGCGCGTTTTAGAAACGATCTTGCGCATGGCGCATCCACTGATTCCATTCATCACCGAAACTCTCTGGCAAACCGTTGGGCCAAAGATTGGCAAAGAGCTCGCCAAGCAGGATAAGCAAACGATTGCCCTACAGCCCTATCCTGTTGCTCAGCTCGATAAGATTGATGAGCAAAGTGAAGCTTGGGTAAATCAGATTAAAGCGATTGTGGATGCTTGTCGTAATTTGCGTGGCGAGATGCAAGTCTCTCCTGCACTTAAGGTGCCACTCTGGATTAGTGGGCCACAAGATTTCTTGAAAAAGGCAAGCCCTTATCTGACTGCCTTAGCCAAGTTATCGGAAGTCAAAATTTACGATGATGAATCCGCTCTAGAAAAAGATGCTCCAGACGCTCCAATGGCCTTGGTTGGCAATCTCAAGTTATTGCTCAAAATCGAAGTGGACGTGGCAGCTGAGAGAATTCGTCTAAGCAAAGAAATTGAGCGTCTAGCAAATGAAATTACCAAAGCACGCAGCAAGCTTGGTAATGAAAGCTTCGTAGCTCGCGCTCCAGAAGAGGTTGTTGCGCAAGAGAAACAACGTCTCGCTGGCTTTGAGCAAAACCATGAGAAGCTTGTTGCACAATTAGAGCGACTGAAATAAAACAGTAATCAAACTGATCGGAATTGCCATGCCATTAAGCACTAAAGCCGTTACTAAAGCAGTCTTCCCTGTTGCAGGCTTGGGGACACGCTTCTTGCCAGCTACCAAGGCCAGTCCGAAAGAAATGCTCAATGTAGTGGATAAGCCC
The window above is part of the beta proteobacterium CB genome. Proteins encoded here:
- a CDS encoding UvrD/REP helicase → MYSDLLANLNPEQREAVTLPPVNSNGQAQSALILAGAGSGKTRVLTTRIAWLIQTGQVSPIGVLAVTFTNKAAKEMMLRLSAMLPINTRGMWIGTFHGLCNRLLRAHHKEAGLPSTFQILDTQDQLSAIKRLLKGLKVDDEKYPPKQLQYFIAHAKERGQRAKELSVGDDFQAKMAQLYEAYDEQCQREGVVDFAELLLRSYELLKHNEAIRTHYQERFRHILIDEFQDTNALQYAWLKLLSGHDASRVNVSGMGSSAVFAVGDDDQSIYAFRGADVENMRLYEKQYHPMMVKLEQNYRSHGHILDTANYLISNNTDRLGKNLRTDAGHGEPVRIYDAPSDHAEAAWLVDEIKALVNSGIKRTEIALLYRSNAQSRIIEHALFSAAIPYRVYGGLRFFERAEIKHALAYLRLLENPNDDTSFSRVVNFPTRGIGARSIEAVQDAARAQNSSLYLAASTLDGKAGAALGGFVRLVDHMREATRHNTLPETVEFVIQHSGLIQHYLSEREGQDRVENLQELINAATAFIAEEGYGQDATAATLPGENAPGAVEISPLAAFLSHASLEAGDNQAQAGQDAVQLMTVHSAKGLEFTSVFITGLEEGLFPHENSINEQNGLEEERRLMYVAITRAKERLYLSHTQSRMLHGQVRYNMPSRFLEELPSDSLKWLTPKVKDARWGGTTGGNGGRAGSTWQDGYTRQREFGSNDFFDSGNERERPARQIGRVGSASTSITRMASPPRGNYPFTIGQNVFHTKFGEGRVTGLEGNDADARAQVNFKRHGVKWLQLSIAKLAAID
- a CDS encoding Putative transmembrane protein, with product MHALTNLLHSSVSQTLVLTSFLVAFASFGLHSAHAQSNSQALSPSELQRINNQPLAPAVSASQVTNAPEGRKPSFQHKEATGTEITEYKDTNAPTQVDVKTRYTSYEMAPPATVMPGVPKETDLISVPSVSIPF
- a CDS encoding Valyl-tRNA synthetase — its product is MGHAFNQTIMDGLVRHARMSGKNTLWVPGTDHAGIATQIVVERQLDAQKVSRHDLGREKFLEKVWEWKETSGNTITRQIRRLGASIDWGKEYFTMDSKMSKAVVEVFVRLHEQGLIYRGKRLVNWDPVLGTAVSDLEVVSEEEDGSMWHIHYPLADGSGHLTVATTRPETLLGDVAVMVNPEDERYKHLIGKSVQLPLCNREIPIIADDYVDLAFGTGVVKVTPAHDFNDYAVGQRHQLPLINILTLDAKINENAPVAYQGLERFAARKQIVADLDAAGLLEKVQPHKLMVPRGDRTQTIIEPMLTDQWFVAVSKPSPDNKYQPGSSIAGAALDAVTKGDIKLVPENWISTYTQWLENIQDWCISRQLWWGHQIPAWYGDDGQIFVARSEEEAKSKAAAAGYTGQLHRDPDVLDTWFSSALVPFSSLGWPEETPALKHFLPSSVLVTGFDIIFFWVARMVMMTCHFTGKVPFNTVYVHGLVRDAEGQKMSKSKGNTLDPIDLIDGIKIEDLVAKRTTGLMNPKQAESIGKKTKKEFPEGIPAFGTDALRFTFASLASLGRNINFDQKRCEGYRNFCNKLWNATRFVLMNCPGNDEENGFAPCDNQCGPEGYLDFSAADRWIVSLLQRTEADVAKGFQNYRFDNIATSIYQFVWDEYCDWYLELAKVQLQTGTPAQQRATRRTLLRVLETILRMAHPLIPFITETLWQTVGPKIGKELAKQDKQTIALQPYPVAQLDKIDEQSEAWVNQIKAIVDACRNLRGEMQVSPALKVPLWISGPQDFLKKASPYLTALAKLSEVKIYDDESALEKDAPDAPMALVGNLKLLLKIEVDVAAERIRLSKEIERLANEITKARSKLGNESFVARAPEEVVAQEKQRLAGFEQNHEKLVAQLERLK
- a CDS encoding Putative transmembrane protein, with amino-acid sequence MKLNSVAPKEGYTWIRQGIWLFKQNPLGFLMLVFMYVFVAQLAVLVPVIGIFAVLLLTPTLSVGFMTACRQAIQKERIRPSVYLAALQSTPVVRKRILQLGLVYAALILALSFILSLLVDFELLIPLMTNDKPITAEAIRQIYLILFFGGLLYVPVAMLMWFSPVLVAWADMPVPQALFSSAIACWANRGAFFLYIAIWGAILIAIPLTIGSIFDALDLGQAASFIIAPISMAGLTVMHCSFFATWKACFAEKESASLIA
- a CDS encoding Homoserine kinase, with the translated sequence MAVFTPVELSDISDWIAKDFDIGRAIDIRGIHGGIENSNFFLDTEKDGKKQEYVLTIFERLSAAQLPYYLELMRHLADRGIAVPKPLENKQGKILLTLKGKPAAIVSKLPGLSRLTPEAKHCALVGENLAKMHLAGSDFKHTQENLRSLSWWQKTVPQVLSHLSDSQKELLTTELATQEQFFASAVFASLPEGASHCDLFRDNVLFDPQGASDSSQDQLGGFFDFYFAGTDKWLFDLAVTANDWCLAENKQDLDPTLFKALMDAYQSVRPLTDEEQASWPLMVRAAALRFWISRLWDFYLPRDAQMLTPHDPRHFENILLSRKAI